In one Legionella clemsonensis genomic region, the following are encoded:
- a CDS encoding MetQ/NlpA family ABC transporter substrate-binding protein, which yields MRILSLFLLVVSLVACNKPSPNTLNIGTIAGPETELVEVAKDVAMKDYGLEVKIVEFNDYNLPNEALDDGSLDANVYQHLPYLQAAMKAHGYNLEVIGKTFIYPAGLYSNKVKSLKQLRDRAIIAIPNDPSNEARALLLLQKAGLITLKNSNTATTADIATNPKHFVIKELDAAQLPRVLNDVDAAVINTTFAIPAGLSPARDAIYKEGKDSPYANLIVIRQNSIKKPQLEKFVKAMNSPAVAAKAKELFGDGAIPAW from the coding sequence ATGCGTATTTTAAGTTTATTCCTGCTTGTAGTGAGTCTGGTAGCCTGTAATAAGCCCTCTCCTAATACCTTGAATATTGGTACTATAGCAGGTCCTGAAACAGAGTTAGTTGAGGTAGCCAAAGACGTGGCTATGAAAGATTATGGGCTGGAAGTAAAAATTGTTGAATTTAATGATTACAATTTGCCAAACGAAGCTCTGGACGATGGAAGTCTAGATGCCAATGTCTATCAACATCTCCCTTATTTGCAAGCAGCAATGAAAGCCCATGGCTATAATCTGGAAGTAATTGGCAAAACGTTTATTTATCCAGCAGGTCTTTACTCAAATAAAGTTAAGTCACTGAAACAATTAAGAGATAGGGCAATTATTGCTATTCCAAACGATCCAAGCAATGAAGCTCGAGCCTTGTTGCTTTTGCAAAAAGCAGGCTTGATTACCTTAAAAAACAGTAATACTGCCACCACTGCTGACATTGCAACCAATCCTAAACATTTTGTCATCAAAGAACTTGATGCTGCACAATTACCTCGTGTTTTAAATGACGTCGATGCGGCAGTAATTAATACTACCTTTGCTATTCCTGCAGGGCTTAGTCCTGCTCGTGATGCCATCTACAAAGAAGGCAAAGATTCACCTTATGCCAATTTAATCGTCATTCGTCAAAACAGCATTAAAAAACCTCAACTTGAAAAATTTGTGAAGGCAATGAATTCACCTGCAGTAGCCGCTAAAGCAAAAGAACTGTTTGGTGACGGAGCAATTCCCGCCTGGTGA
- a CDS encoding PA3496 family putative envelope integrity protein, producing the protein MSLDDFDTDVEDTIDSQEIIESGISTKLERRRRIEELSEEKRLRQELNEFDFIGY; encoded by the coding sequence ATGAGCCTAGATGATTTTGACACAGACGTGGAAGACACCATTGACTCTCAGGAAATTATTGAATCAGGGATAAGCACAAAACTTGAGCGACGACGACGTATTGAAGAGCTTTCTGAAGAAAAACGGCTACGTCAAGAGTTAAATGAATTTGATTTCATTGGATATTAA